The DNA window TTCAAATATAAGTCCTAGCTCTTCCAAAAAAGGGTTTTTAACTTTTATTTCTCGAATTTGTCCGTCTATTCCCCGAATTTTAAGAACAAAACTTTTCTTTAAAGTTAACATTTTGTACTGAATATAATCTAAAAGCTGTTGTCCATTTATTTCTAAAAGTTCGTCTCCGGGTAAAATCCCAAGTTTAAAAGCTATGCTTTCGGGTAAAACTTCGCAGATCTTTGCCATATAAATCCCTACTTTTATGGAGTGTTTTCTTTCAAATTATCTTTTAATTGATTTAACTCTGTCAAGATAATATTGCTAAGTGCTTTAAGTTTTTTTTCCCGAAAGCCACCAAAATTAAAACGCCAAAATATAAATTCAATAGTTTTGAGATTAGGGTTTAAATCCAACGTTAAAACTTGCGTTTTCTTCCCAATTAAATCCATAAAATTATTAATAATGGTCTTTAAAAGGCTATCCTCAAAGGTCGAAATTGCTAAAACTTCTACCCCCAAAAGCTCAGCAAATTTATATAAAACATTCTTATTTACTTCCTGAGTATTATTAAATAAAAAGCTTGCTAAATCTTTTAATACCATTGGACTACGGCAAAGAAGAATTAACATTGAATTTCTCCTTGATTTTTTTTACTTCGGCGGTAAATTTGTGATAGGTTTTACGTGTCCCCCAAAGAACAAGCGGACGGCCTAAAAAAATAAGTTTTAATCTTCTTGATAAAAAACCTCCAATCTTCATGGGAAGATTTACATACGTCACAGCATTTACTACCAGTATCTTTTCCGCAAACTTTGTAGCAAGGTATTTTAATACTGGCTCCACAACTAAATTAAGCGACCTGCGTCCTAACACATATACGTCATTACCAAATTCATCTCGACCACAGTAAAAAAAAGCTCCGTGTTCTTCCCCTTCCTGTTTTTCATAGAGGGGCATATTCATAATTTCGTAACTTGAAGGAATTCGCTCCATCGGCAAATGTCCCAAGTGAATCGCCGCCATAACTACCGACGAATGGGCACCGCCATAACAGTGATAAATTATTTTCATATCTTATCCCCTTCAAGTGGAGCGGGATGGGGTAACCCATCCCGCTTTTTGCTATTTATTTTCGCCTTGGTCTTC is part of the Carboxydothermus pertinax genome and encodes:
- a CDS encoding DUF3189 family protein; protein product: MKIIYHCYGGAHSSVVMAAIHLGHLPMERIPSSYEIMNMPLYEKQEGEEHGAFFYCGRDEFGNDVYVLGRRSLNLVVEPVLKYLATKFAEKILVVNAVTYVNLPMKIGGFLSRRLKLIFLGRPLVLWGTRKTYHKFTAEVKKIKEKFNVNSSLP